In Deinococcus psychrotolerans, a genomic segment contains:
- a CDS encoding S8 family serine peptidase, giving the protein MNLKRGMLLLGAALSVASVTDASAGRLSASLLAKARAGDNTPTGVIVRFSVSNNAQGRQVFKNLRVQLQSSLAKLGPAAGFVTDALKKNGAELWLDQSIYLKLSPVQARVLSSLPIVDEIFENFKVQIPKAQALSAASAPTGVPYHLQAIGAKEAQAAGFKGQGVRIGHLDTGIDPNSPEYKGKILNYAEFNEDGDRVQSSQPHDSAQHGTHTAGLLVGNTVGVAPDAKLISALVLPDGSGTFAQVIAGMQWVLDPDNNADTNDGANVVSMSLGLPGTYQEFVLPVQNMLKAGVVPVFAIGNFGPTASSTGSPGNIPDVIGVGAVDKDGNVASFSSRGPVAWTGAYSGVFTKPDIAAPGVAITSSFPGGGYGSLSGSSQAAPIAAGAVAVMLGAKPGTSVDAIKQALYSSASNNGQKNNNTGYGEISLPKALGKLGVNVSAPAPAPAPTPAPTPAPTPTPAPTPTPAPVPAPTPTPTPAPTPTPAPAPTPTPPPANTNNVVPPVGYTFCAPEGGACNFSGERLAAFGANGRYLSGTATDGFKCTVAEWGSDPVPGAAKACFLKPAANTAPAPAPAPTPAPKPPTSGKKPSVLLVDDDLGQGPDVTAALRDAVKANASGAFRWDVQTQGAVPLSEMKKYDVVLWLSGEQYSNTVTAADQQNLQQYLTGGGRLILSGQDIGYDIGATSFYRDVLKTQFISDSSGTPKFVTSGVLGNVAYTLNADGSAKNQVYPDVIADIGSGVVAGSYGSAGATAGTLQAQSIQGDSNRSRVQAKAGRQPVRAQSAQDAGAIVLNDAGRYRTATMGFGLEGLSPAARSSLLKATFEWLMR; this is encoded by the coding sequence ATGAATCTTAAACGCGGAATGCTTCTTCTCGGTGCGGCGCTCTCGGTGGCGAGCGTGACCGACGCCTCGGCGGGCCGGCTCTCAGCTTCGCTCCTTGCCAAAGCCCGTGCGGGTGACAACACCCCTACCGGCGTGATCGTGCGCTTCAGCGTGTCCAACAATGCTCAGGGCCGCCAAGTCTTCAAGAACTTGCGTGTTCAGCTTCAAAGCAGCCTCGCCAAGCTGGGGCCAGCGGCGGGCTTTGTCACCGACGCCCTGAAGAAAAACGGCGCGGAGTTGTGGCTCGATCAGTCGATTTACCTCAAGCTCTCGCCGGTGCAGGCCCGCGTGCTCTCCAGCTTGCCCATCGTGGACGAGATTTTTGAGAACTTTAAAGTGCAGATTCCCAAAGCGCAGGCGCTCAGTGCGGCCAGTGCGCCGACAGGTGTGCCGTATCATCTTCAGGCCATCGGCGCAAAAGAAGCTCAGGCGGCGGGCTTCAAGGGACAGGGCGTGCGCATCGGGCACCTCGACACTGGCATCGATCCCAACTCGCCCGAATACAAAGGCAAGATTCTCAACTACGCCGAGTTCAATGAAGACGGTGACAGGGTTCAGAGCAGTCAGCCGCACGACAGCGCCCAGCACGGCACCCACACGGCGGGTCTGCTGGTGGGCAACACGGTGGGCGTGGCTCCCGATGCCAAGCTGATCAGCGCTCTGGTGTTGCCGGACGGCTCCGGCACTTTTGCACAGGTCATTGCCGGAATGCAGTGGGTGCTTGACCCCGACAACAACGCCGACACCAACGACGGCGCGAACGTGGTCAGCATGAGCCTCGGTCTGCCCGGCACCTACCAGGAATTTGTCTTGCCAGTCCAGAACATGCTCAAGGCCGGTGTGGTTCCGGTGTTTGCCATCGGTAACTTCGGCCCCACCGCTAGCAGCACCGGCAGCCCCGGCAACATTCCCGACGTGATCGGCGTGGGCGCGGTGGACAAAGACGGCAACGTGGCTTCGTTCAGCAGCCGTGGCCCGGTGGCCTGGACAGGCGCGTACAGCGGCGTGTTTACCAAGCCCGACATCGCCGCGCCGGGTGTGGCGATTACCAGCAGCTTTCCCGGCGGCGGCTACGGCTCGCTCTCCGGCTCGTCGCAGGCCGCTCCCATCGCGGCGGGCGCGGTGGCCGTGATGCTGGGGGCCAAGCCCGGCACCAGCGTAGACGCCATCAAGCAGGCGCTGTATTCGAGCGCTTCCAACAACGGCCAGAAAAACAACAACACCGGCTACGGCGAAATCAGCTTGCCCAAAGCGCTGGGCAAGCTGGGCGTGAATGTCTCGGCCCCGGCTCCTGCGCCGGCCCCAACTCCTGCGCCTACGCCGGCCCCCACGCCGACTCCAGCACCCACGCCCACTCCTGCGCCGGTCCCAGCGCCAACCCCCACACCGACGCCCGCTCCCACGCCGACGCCTGCACCCGCTCCAACCCCCACGCCGCCTCCGGCCAACACCAACAACGTGGTGCCGCCGGTCGGCTACACCTTCTGCGCTCCTGAGGGCGGAGCCTGCAACTTCAGCGGCGAGCGTCTGGCCGCTTTCGGCGCAAATGGGCGCTACCTCTCTGGCACCGCCACTGACGGCTTCAAATGCACGGTGGCCGAGTGGGGATCTGACCCGGTGCCCGGCGCGGCCAAAGCCTGCTTCCTGAAACCCGCTGCCAATACCGCTCCGGCCCCAGCGCCCGCACCGACGCCCGCGCCCAAGCCGCCGACTTCCGGCAAAAAGCCCAGTGTGCTGCTGGTCGACGATGATCTTGGCCAAGGCCCCGACGTGACGGCGGCCCTGCGCGACGCGGTGAAAGCCAACGCCTCAGGCGCGTTTCGCTGGGACGTGCAGACTCAGGGCGCAGTGCCGCTGAGCGAAATGAAAAAGTACGACGTGGTGCTGTGGCTCAGCGGTGAACAGTACAGCAACACCGTCACGGCTGCCGATCAACAAAACTTGCAGCAGTATCTGACGGGCGGCGGTCGCCTGATCCTCAGCGGCCAAGACATCGGCTACGACATCGGCGCGACCAGCTTTTACCGCGACGTGCTCAAGACCCAGTTCATCTCCGATTCGTCCGGCACGCCCAAATTTGTTACCAGCGGTGTGCTGGGCAACGTGGCCTACACCCTCAACGCTGATGGCAGCGCCAAAAATCAAGTGTATCCCGACGTGATCGCCGACATCGGCAGCGGCGTGGTGGCCGGCTCTTACGGCAGCGCAGGAGCCACCGCCGGCACACTTCAGGCCCAAAGCATTCAGGGTGACAGCAACCGCAGCCGCGTTCAGGCCAAGGCCGGTCGGCAGCCGGTACGCGCACAATCGGCCCAAGATGCCGGAGCCATCGTGCTCAACGATGCAGGGCGCTACCGCACCGCCACCATGGGGTTCGGATTGGAAGGCCTGTCGCCTGCTGCCCGTTCCAGCCTCCTCAAAGCGACGTTCGAGTGGTTGATGCGCTGA
- the purE gene encoding 5-(carboxyamino)imidazole ribonucleotide mutase → MSDFSFGDSGCVDSGPNVGVVMGSRSDFETMSGALTLLEQLGIAYEVRVLSAHRTPQLLESYAARAERLNFSAIIAGAGGAAHLPGMLAAFTRVPVLGVPVQSKALSGQDSLLSIVQMPAGIPVATFAIGLAGAKNAALFAAALIATTNLTVRERLTAYRAAQTQAVLDEPFFEGHPQAGEA, encoded by the coding sequence ATGAGTGATTTTTCTTTTGGAGATTCTGGTTGTGTGGACTCTGGCCCGAACGTCGGCGTGGTAATGGGCAGCCGCAGCGATTTCGAGACGATGAGCGGAGCGCTGACACTGCTTGAGCAACTCGGGATTGCGTACGAAGTGCGCGTTCTCTCGGCCCACCGCACGCCGCAGTTGCTGGAGAGCTACGCGGCGCGGGCCGAGCGCCTGAACTTCTCGGCCATCATTGCCGGAGCGGGCGGCGCGGCCCACTTGCCGGGGATGCTGGCGGCCTTTACCCGCGTGCCGGTGCTGGGTGTGCCGGTGCAGAGTAAAGCGCTCAGCGGCCAAGATTCCCTGCTGAGCATCGTGCAGATGCCTGCCGGAATTCCGGTAGCGACTTTTGCCATCGGCCTGGCCGGAGCCAAGAACGCCGCTTTGTTCGCCGCCGCGCTCATCGCCACCACGAACCTCACCGTGCGCGAGCGCCTCACGGCTTACCGGGCCGCTCAGACCCAGGCTGTATTGGACGAGCCGTTTTTTGAAGGCCACCCCCAAGCGGGTGAAGCGTGA
- a CDS encoding RNA polymerase sigma factor: MDDYTDEQLIRLAHSDTAAFETLLRRHAAAVHRLAASVVGSSSADDVVQEVFVSVHKNLGSFRGDAKFSTWLHRITLNACSAALRKKQPDALDDWPEPAAHHDPARSTEQAQLRELLAWAMQQLPESVREAVTLRELAGLDYSEIAEVLGVELGTVKSRISRGRAALRELIKGRWDVPQSAKHPTPKQGVKP, from the coding sequence ATGGACGACTACACCGATGAACAACTCATTCGCCTGGCCCATTCCGACACGGCTGCCTTTGAGACGTTGCTGCGCCGCCACGCTGCCGCCGTTCACCGCTTGGCCGCCAGCGTGGTGGGCAGCAGCAGCGCCGACGACGTGGTGCAGGAGGTGTTTGTCAGCGTGCACAAAAACCTGGGCAGCTTCCGGGGAGACGCCAAATTCAGCACCTGGCTGCACCGCATCACCCTGAATGCCTGCTCGGCAGCGCTCAGAAAAAAGCAGCCGGACGCCCTGGACGACTGGCCCGAACCCGCCGCCCACCACGACCCCGCCCGCAGCACCGAGCAGGCCCAACTGCGCGAGCTGCTGGCGTGGGCCATGCAGCAACTCCCAGAAAGCGTGCGGGAAGCGGTGACTTTGCGCGAGCTGGCCGGGCTGGACTACTCGGAGATCGCCGAGGTGCTGGGCGTTGAACTCGGCACCGTCAAGTCCAGAATCAGTCGGGGACGGGCGGCCCTGCGCGAACTCATCAAAGGGCGCTGGGACGTGCCGCAAAGCGCCAAACACCCCACGCCGAAACAAGGAGTCAAGCCATGA
- a CDS encoding transcriptional regulator, whose product MKPGLALLTLFLSGLAAAQTATPPSDMDTLLSALNKSLRFAVRGETSVTVIFPPRDPPVRQAQSLPPIKVYPKLLRQNFVVKREAAETVAGRPTQVFSLTPKLGAAASWRVWVDVSWNVPLAYEERSAGGSLARRAELLSAVKLQKRAAPIEAELMAGLPQALSIALPGLNLPAGFVAAGVGQRKTGTQLNLSDGINVVALVMAPKGVKAAAGVASRKVGDSFVWLVGNLDTGVLKTSLSSIKRSDPGPLGTFLPPSDSNP is encoded by the coding sequence GTGAAACCTGGGCTCGCTCTGCTGACTCTCTTTCTGAGTGGGTTGGCCGCCGCCCAAACCGCGACCCCGCCCAGCGATATGGACACCCTACTGAGCGCCCTCAACAAAAGTCTCAGGTTTGCCGTGCGCGGCGAGACCAGCGTCACGGTCATTTTTCCGCCGCGTGATCCCCCAGTTCGTCAGGCCCAGAGTCTGCCGCCGATCAAGGTGTATCCCAAGCTGCTGCGGCAAAACTTCGTGGTGAAGCGGGAAGCGGCTGAAACGGTAGCGGGCCGCCCGACCCAGGTCTTTAGCCTCACGCCCAAACTCGGCGCGGCGGCAAGCTGGCGCGTCTGGGTAGACGTGAGCTGGAATGTGCCGCTGGCTTACGAGGAACGCAGCGCGGGCGGCAGCTTGGCTCGCCGCGCCGAGCTGCTGAGCGCCGTCAAGTTGCAAAAACGCGCCGCCCCCATCGAAGCAGAACTGATGGCCGGTTTGCCGCAGGCGCTGAGCATAGCCTTGCCCGGATTGAACTTACCAGCGGGCTTTGTGGCGGCGGGCGTGGGCCAGCGCAAAACCGGCACGCAGCTCAACCTCAGCGACGGCATCAATGTGGTGGCTTTGGTGATGGCCCCCAAAGGCGTCAAGGCGGCGGCGGGCGTGGCCTCGCGCAAAGTTGGAGACAGCTTCGTGTGGCTGGTCGGCAACCTCGACACGGGCGTTCTCAAGACTTCGCTGAGCAGCATCAAGCGCAGTGACCCTGGCCCGCTGGGAACTTTTTTGCCGCCGAGCGACTCCAATCCGTAG
- a CDS encoding APH(3') family aminoglycoside O-phosphotransferase → MLNSPPELSLPTELKRVLPAARWQDVSGDSGARVWQSQKYVVKVQPLGRLESLRTEQTKLRWLSGRLPVPQIVGYATDEQSEYLATARLPGLPMHHPDALLHALRNADLLARALRELHRLPIRECPFNQSLALKLRQARERVELGLVDEKDFDAERLGQLGMSQLGLGQLRVGQSAEQVLKYLVKSRPATEDLVVTHGDACLPNFLVSGEVVEGLIDVGRLGIADRHQDLALAQRSLSRNAGDEAAEHFLDVYGRQWVDTGKLAYYQILDELF, encoded by the coding sequence GTGCTGAACTCCCCGCCTGAACTGAGCTTGCCCACCGAACTGAAAAGGGTGTTGCCCGCCGCCCGCTGGCAAGACGTATCGGGCGATTCGGGAGCGCGGGTGTGGCAAAGTCAAAAGTACGTGGTCAAGGTGCAGCCGCTCGGACGGCTCGAAAGCCTGCGAACCGAGCAAACCAAACTGCGTTGGCTCTCGGGCCGCTTGCCGGTGCCGCAGATCGTTGGGTACGCCACCGACGAGCAAAGTGAGTACCTCGCCACCGCCCGGTTGCCCGGTTTGCCGATGCACCACCCTGATGCCCTGCTGCACGCGCTTCGTAACGCTGACTTGCTGGCCCGCGCTCTCCGGGAGCTTCACCGCTTACCTATCCGCGAATGCCCTTTTAACCAAAGTTTAGCGCTCAAGCTGCGCCAAGCCCGCGAACGGGTGGAGCTGGGCTTGGTGGACGAAAAAGACTTTGATGCTGAGCGGCTGGGGCAGTTGGGAATGAGTCAGTTAGGGCTGGGTCAATTGAGGGTGGGCCAATCGGCAGAACAAGTCCTCAAGTATTTGGTCAAATCGCGGCCCGCCACCGAAGATTTGGTCGTCACACACGGCGATGCTTGCTTGCCCAACTTCTTAGTGTCGGGCGAAGTGGTCGAAGGCCTGATCGACGTGGGCCGCCTCGGCATTGCGGATCGCCATCAGGATTTGGCGCTGGCCCAGCGCAGCCTGAGCCGCAACGCGGGCGATGAGGCCGCCGAACACTTTTTGGACGTTTACGGGCGGCAGTGGGTGGACACAGGTAAGCTGGCGTATTACCAAATTCTAGACGAATTGTTTTGA
- a CDS encoding response regulator transcription factor, which produces MERKPLVLVIEDEKDIARFIELELAAEGYATEVAFDGVTGLSKFREVNPDLVILDLMLPVLDGLEVARRVRKTSNTPIIILTAKDGIQDKVEGLDSGADDYLIKPFSIEELLARVRAHLRRVNPAVTGEVRVADLVMNLDGREIFRGGRRVELSAKEFELLELLARNPGKVFSRFEIEEKVWPEYTGGSNVVDVYIGYLRRKLEEGSERRLIHTVRGVGYVLREE; this is translated from the coding sequence ATGGAACGCAAGCCCTTGGTACTCGTCATCGAAGACGAAAAAGATATCGCCCGCTTTATTGAGCTGGAGTTGGCCGCCGAAGGCTACGCCACCGAGGTGGCCTTTGACGGCGTCACCGGCCTGTCCAAATTCCGCGAAGTCAACCCCGATCTGGTGATCCTCGATTTGATGCTGCCCGTCCTTGACGGCCTCGAAGTGGCCCGCCGCGTCCGTAAGACCAGCAACACCCCGATCATCATTCTGACGGCCAAAGACGGCATTCAGGACAAGGTTGAAGGACTGGACTCCGGCGCGGACGACTACTTGATCAAGCCGTTTTCGATTGAGGAGTTGCTGGCCCGTGTCCGCGCTCACCTGCGCCGCGTCAACCCCGCTGTAACCGGCGAAGTGCGGGTGGCCGATTTGGTGATGAACCTCGACGGGCGCGAGATTTTCAGGGGCGGGCGGCGCGTGGAGTTGTCGGCCAAGGAGTTTGAATTGCTCGAACTTCTGGCCCGCAACCCCGGCAAGGTGTTTAGCCGCTTTGAAATTGAAGAAAAGGTCTGGCCCGAATACACCGGAGGCAGCAACGTGGTGGACGTGTATATCGGCTACCTGCGCCGCAAACTCGAAGAAGGTAGCGAGCGCCGCCTGATTCACACAGTGCGCGGCGTCGGTTACGTGCTGCGCGAGGAATAA
- a CDS encoding DUF1800 domain-containing protein — translation MPLTPRTTPLTATDAAHLLRRTSFGATEAQIRALVGQTPQAAAAALLVFPTTTLDTPFKPAEAVAPYAAIKLFQAAWLREMVLTPYPLRERLALMWSNHFVIGTDKVKNLSALDNYLSVLRGHALSNFTDLALAAVKTPAVMRYLDNDQNKKGKPNENLGRELLELYTAGIGNYSEADVKEGARALTGWTFEGKRGPKDFADPQTFTFNAKQHDGGSKTYLGKTGNFGGDDIVRLAAGHPSTAERVAFKLWRSFVSDAPDAAGQAKLTETYRQSGGDLRQTLQALLSSQEFYASRSSIIRSPTEFVVGALRSAGRTDIDEKTYLNLSGTLARLGQDLLHPPTVKGWDGGREWINDSTLLLRMQVAAAMTLGNQKGKAQTKMADTVPEPSALALLGSEKMPSALAKLGSAQRTYLMLVSPEYQLI, via the coding sequence GTGCCACTTACTCCCCGCACCACCCCCCTGACCGCCACCGACGCGGCCCATTTGCTGCGGCGCACCAGTTTTGGAGCCACCGAGGCGCAGATCAGAGCGCTGGTGGGCCAAACCCCGCAAGCTGCCGCCGCCGCACTGCTGGTTTTTCCCACCACCACGCTGGACACGCCTTTCAAACCTGCGGAAGCGGTCGCTCCTTACGCCGCCATCAAACTCTTTCAGGCCGCTTGGCTGCGCGAGATGGTGCTGACGCCTTATCCGCTGCGCGAACGGCTGGCGCTGATGTGGAGCAATCATTTCGTCATCGGCACCGACAAAGTCAAGAACCTCAGCGCCTTAGACAACTATTTGAGCGTGTTGCGCGGCCACGCCCTGAGCAACTTCACCGACCTCGCGCTGGCCGCCGTCAAAACGCCCGCCGTGATGCGCTACCTCGACAACGACCAAAACAAAAAAGGCAAGCCCAACGAGAATCTGGGCCGCGAACTGCTGGAACTGTATACCGCTGGCATCGGCAACTACAGCGAAGCTGATGTCAAAGAAGGCGCGAGGGCACTGACCGGCTGGACGTTTGAGGGGAAGCGCGGCCCCAAGGACTTTGCCGACCCGCAAACCTTCACCTTCAATGCCAAGCAGCACGATGGCGGCTCCAAGACTTATCTGGGCAAAACCGGAAATTTCGGCGGCGACGACATCGTGCGGCTGGCGGCTGGACACCCTTCCACCGCTGAGCGGGTGGCCTTCAAGCTGTGGCGCTCGTTTGTCAGCGACGCGCCAGACGCCGCCGGACAGGCCAAGCTCACCGAAACCTACCGGCAATCCGGCGGCGACCTGCGGCAAACTTTGCAGGCCCTGCTGAGCAGTCAGGAATTTTACGCCTCCAGAAGCAGCATCATCCGCAGCCCCACCGAATTTGTGGTGGGAGCGCTGAGATCAGCCGGGCGCACCGACATAGACGAAAAAACCTACCTCAATTTGTCGGGCACGCTGGCCCGCCTCGGCCAAGACTTGCTGCACCCGCCTACCGTCAAGGGCTGGGACGGTGGCCGCGAATGGATCAACGACTCCACCTTGCTGCTCAGGATGCAGGTCGCCGCCGCCATGACGCTGGGCAACCAGAAAGGCAAAGCCCAGACCAAGATGGCCG
- a CDS encoding glutamate ligase domain-containing protein — MSALPDFPTPQPDYDWLFSRTRSGQARGPERSRALLTQLGQPDQTFRSIRVIGTNGKGSTCAMLEAGLLGSGVNVGRFTSPHLVRFEERIRSGGQELDANQTAEFIVWAKQHAPDAAFFDLTLGLACLAFARAKVDWAVMEAGVGGISDGTQALSRVAAVVLTNVALDHTGALGPDIPSIARDKAGAALSGVPLLTTASGEALAVTEQVAAERGAPLFTPHSHPELFALPRPPHLAGPHQLENASLAAATLRLLGYGGGVSAALEAKHPARLERFVVGGKTVLVDGAHNPHAAAALAAAVPGANVLLFGNLARRDTAATLAPLLSKAERYVFTAPGDLASDPAALAHQYGGEAWPDPLTAFERALELTPSGGTLLVAGSLYLAAAVRQAADT; from the coding sequence ATGTCTGCCCTCCCTGATTTTCCCACACCCCAACCCGATTACGACTGGCTCTTCTCGCGCACCCGCAGCGGCCAAGCACGCGGGCCGGAGCGCTCCCGCGCCCTCCTTACGCAACTCGGCCAACCCGACCAGACTTTTCGCAGCATTCGCGTGATCGGCACCAACGGCAAAGGCAGCACCTGCGCCATGCTGGAAGCCGGGCTGCTGGGCAGCGGAGTGAACGTGGGCCGCTTTACCAGCCCGCACCTGGTACGCTTTGAAGAACGCATCCGCAGCGGTGGGCAGGAGTTGGACGCGAACCAGACCGCCGAGTTTATCGTCTGGGCCAAGCAGCACGCTCCCGACGCGGCTTTTTTTGATTTGACTCTGGGCCTGGCCTGCCTCGCTTTTGCCCGCGCAAAAGTGGACTGGGCGGTGATGGAAGCGGGCGTAGGCGGTATTTCAGACGGCACGCAGGCGCTGAGCAGGGTGGCGGCGGTGGTGCTGACCAATGTGGCGCTCGACCACACGGGGGCGCTGGGGCCGGACATCCCCAGCATCGCCCGCGACAAGGCCGGAGCGGCCCTGAGCGGCGTGCCGCTGCTGACCACTGCAAGCGGCGAGGCGCTGGCCGTCACCGAGCAAGTGGCGGCCGAACGGGGCGCTCCCCTTTTTACGCCGCACAGCCACCCCGAACTGTTTGCTTTGCCGCGCCCACCACACCTCGCGGGGCCGCATCAGCTTGAAAATGCCAGCCTTGCCGCCGCGACCCTGCGCCTACTCGGGTACGGCGGGGGAGTGAGCGCCGCGCTGGAGGCCAAGCATCCGGCCCGCCTAGAGCGCTTTGTGGTAGGCGGCAAAACCGTGCTGGTCGATGGCGCTCACAACCCGCACGCCGCCGCCGCGCTGGCCGCCGCCGTGCCGGGGGCCAACGTGCTGCTGTTCGGCAACTTGGCCCGCCGCGACACTGCCGCCACCCTCGCGCCGCTGCTGAGTAAAGCCGAGCGGTATGTCTTCACCGCGCCCGGCGATTTGGCCAGCGATCCGGCGGCGCTGGCGCATCAATACGGCGGCGAAGCGTGGCCTGATCCGCTCACCGCCTTCGAGCGGGCGCTGGAACTGACCCCCAGCGGCGGCACCTTGTTGGTGGCGGGCAGTTTGTATTTGGCCGCAGCAGTGCGGCAGGCGGCGGACACCTGA
- a CDS encoding sensor histidine kinase, which translates to MTLRGRLTLFYTVLLTALLFLLAVLVLSFMQTRLIGSIKDDLEKNVFGQINRLVLPTTPFSPANPLGRLGSSGFGSDSGDTNGPTLSALRQNFPNYRIQIEGLTTSIDDIQSMMQGSPAERAAELGFMQATAAQSRLTVGIDPNAPVQLSDAEFAQLLDDPSRGLELTTPTQAAFDEPVPTQVYVRLAEVQTGYATGDNSPLTQAALIYVGRNLQPTYDTLDRLRSLMLVLFVGGLIVSSVGAYLLSGQALGPLIQVQKAAEQIGGQNLSARVPEPKTRDEVQALALALNRMLGRLEGSFEAQRRFTSDASHELRTPVTAISGHASYLLRRTNPSEGQRESLTIIRSEAERLTNLISSLLELARSDGGVMTLRRQPVLPKLLLGDIARELQPLAQAQRAELRVSGSDDALEGDPDRLKQVIINLVSNALKAGASWVELSSRLAPSEGGESGVQMSVSDDGPGIAPEHLERLFDRFYRVEESRSRDQGGAGLGLAIARSIVDAHGGRIWFESQVGRGTTVNVWLPKGRMALVDDDVA; encoded by the coding sequence ATGACCCTGCGCGGGCGGCTGACGCTTTTTTATACGGTGCTGCTCACGGCGCTGCTGTTTTTGCTGGCGGTGTTGGTGCTCAGCTTTATGCAAACTCGCCTCATCGGCAGCATCAAAGACGACTTGGAGAAAAATGTCTTCGGCCAGATCAACCGCCTCGTCTTGCCCACCACGCCCTTTAGTCCGGCCAATCCGCTCGGGCGACTCGGCAGCTCGGGGTTCGGCAGCGATTCCGGCGACACCAACGGCCCCACGCTCTCGGCGCTGCGTCAGAATTTTCCCAATTACCGCATTCAAATCGAGGGGCTGACCACCAGCATCGACGACATCCAGAGCATGATGCAGGGCAGCCCCGCCGAACGCGCCGCCGAACTGGGGTTTATGCAGGCCACCGCCGCGCAAAGTCGGCTGACTGTCGGCATTGACCCCAACGCCCCGGTTCAGCTCAGTGACGCCGAGTTTGCCCAACTCCTTGATGATCCTTCACGCGGCCTTGAACTCACCACGCCGACCCAGGCCGCCTTTGACGAACCGGTGCCCACCCAAGTGTATGTGCGGCTGGCCGAGGTGCAAACCGGCTACGCGACTGGCGACAATTCTCCGTTGACTCAGGCGGCGCTGATTTACGTGGGGCGCAACCTTCAGCCGACCTACGACACGCTCGACCGCCTGCGCTCGCTGATGCTGGTGCTGTTTGTGGGCGGACTGATCGTCAGCAGCGTGGGCGCGTATCTGCTCTCAGGGCAAGCGCTGGGGCCGCTGATTCAGGTGCAGAAGGCAGCCGAGCAGATCGGCGGCCAAAACCTCAGCGCCCGCGTGCCGGAGCCCAAAACCCGCGACGAGGTGCAGGCGCTGGCGCTGGCGCTCAACCGGATGCTGGGCCGATTGGAAGGCTCGTTTGAAGCGCAGCGCCGCTTTACCTCCGACGCCAGCCACGAACTGCGCACACCGGTCACGGCCATCAGCGGCCACGCCAGTTACCTGCTGAGGCGCACCAACCCCAGCGAGGGCCAGCGCGAGAGCCTGACCATCATCCGCAGCGAGGCCGAGCGCCTCACCAATTTGATCAGCAGTCTGCTCGAACTGGCCCGCTCGGACGGCGGAGTGATGACCCTGCGCCGCCAGCCGGTGCTGCCCAAGCTTCTGCTGGGCGACATTGCCCGCGAGCTCCAGCCGCTGGCCCAGGCCCAGCGTGCCGAACTCAGGGTCAGCGGCAGCGACGACGCGCTCGAGGGCGATCCCGACCGGCTCAAGCAGGTGATTATCAACTTGGTCAGCAACGCGCTGAAAGCCGGAGCCAGCTGGGTAGAGCTGAGCAGCCGCTTGGCTCCCAGTGAAGGCGGTGAGAGCGGCGTGCAGATGAGTGTCAGTGACGACGGCCCCGGCATTGCCCCAGAACACTTGGAGCGGCTGTTTGACCGCTTTTACCGGGTGGAAGAATCGCGCAGCCGCGATCAGGGCGGCGCGGGGCTGGGTCTGGCGATTGCCCGCAGCATCGTGGACGCACACGGCGGGCGAATCTGGTTTGAAAGTCAGGTCGGGCGCGGCACCACCGTCAATGTCTGGCTGCCCAAAGGCCGCATGGCGCTGGTGGACGACGACGTGGCATGA